A genomic window from Candidatus Omnitrophota bacterium includes:
- the folE gene encoding GTP cyclohydrolase I FolE: MNKKKLCEAVKLILEAAGEDPSREGLKKTPKRVANMYEELLSGYSVKSPEKILSTVYKSERYSEIILVRDIPFHSLCEHHILPFFGKAHVAYIPKDRALLGLSKIPRLVDIFARRLQIQERLTQQIADTINGSLKPLGVMVIIEAEHLCMTMRGIKKPGTKMTTSALRGIFMADAKVRSEAMTLIKNG; encoded by the coding sequence ATGAACAAAAAGAAACTGTGTGAGGCCGTAAAACTCATATTGGAAGCCGCCGGAGAAGACCCTTCGCGGGAAGGCCTGAAAAAAACGCCCAAAAGAGTGGCGAACATGTACGAGGAGCTGCTCTCGGGCTATTCCGTAAAATCACCGGAAAAAATTCTCAGCACCGTCTATAAAAGTGAGAGGTACAGTGAGATAATCCTCGTGAGGGACATCCCCTTCCATTCTCTCTGCGAGCACCACATCCTTCCCTTCTTCGGCAAGGCGCATGTGGCCTATATCCCAAAAGACAGGGCGCTCCTGGGGCTTAGCAAAATACCGCGGCTTGTGGATATTTTCGCGCGGCGCCTCCAGATACAGGAACGGCTGACCCAGCAGATAGCCGACACGATCAACGGCTCCCTCAAACCTCTGGGCGTGATGGTGATAATAGAAGCCGAGCATCTTTGCATGACCATGCGCGGAATTAAAAAACCCGGCACGAAGATGACGACTTCCGCCCTGCGCGGGATCTTTATGGCAGACGCGAAAGTCCGCTCCGAAGCGATGACTCTCATCAAAAATGGCTGA